A DNA window from Helianthus annuus cultivar XRQ/B chromosome 15, HanXRQr2.0-SUNRISE, whole genome shotgun sequence contains the following coding sequences:
- the LOC110911803 gene encoding probable serine/threonine-protein kinase clkA, whose product MATIAYIILFLTLSSTTIHARESQFFAKVSNNNNPKETQPLNTNQNYIPQAQEVPYGHESGQLPPSATNNNNNNLPKYLPENYNPVAYTTPIHSTTQDIPEEYREEPAAFRYNGESSMYNSQKQQQGFEDARFMDTEEDGGNNMYNNKQEVGTNDENMYNYEKQGMSDTRLLDNGKYYYNPGGNGYNSQKQGFEDTRFMETENGDNMYNSQKQGTGEYGTSNNANMYNNVKQGMSDTRFLENGKYYYDINMENNANTNMNSRGFNSRNEYNTQGYYGNNENENSYDRYNSNGGYQNQEEFQGEQFNP is encoded by the coding sequence ATGGCTACCATTGCCTACATCATCCTCTTTCTTACACTCTCATCCACGACCATTCATGCAAGAGAAAGCCAATTTTTTGCTAAAGTCTCTAACAACAACAATCCGAAAGAAACACAACCCTTAAACACCAATCAAAATTACATCCCACAAGCCCAAGAAGTCCCTTATGGCCACGAGTCGGGCCAGTTGCCACCCTCGGccacaaacaacaacaacaacaaccttCCCAAATACCTCCCAGAGAACTACAACCCTGTGGCATACACCACACCAATCCATAGTACCACCCAAGACATCCCAGAAGAATACCGAGAGGAGCCTGCCGCCTTTCGGTACAATGGCGAAAGCTCAATGTACAACTCCCAGAAGCAGCAGCAGGGGTTTGAGGATGCAAGGTTTATGGACACAGAAGAAGATGGTGGCAACAATATGTACAACAACAAGCAAGAGGTGGGGACAAATGATGAGAATATGTACAACTATGAGAAGCAGGGGATGAGTGACACTAGGTTATTGGACAATGGGAAGTACTACTATAATCCAGGTGGCAATGGGTACAACTCACAGAAGCAGGGGTTTGAGGATACAAGGTTTATGGAGACTGAAAATGGTGATAATATGTACAACTCCCAAAAGCAGGGGACGGGTGAGTATGGTACAAGTAACAATGCAAACATGTACAACAATGTGAAGCAGGGGATGAGTGACACAAGGTTTTTGGAGAATGGGAAGTATTATTATGACATTAATATGGAAAATAATGCTAATACAAACATGAACTCAAGAGGGTTCAATtcaagaaatgagtacaacacaCAAGGGTATTATGGGAACAACGAAAATGAAAACTCATATGATAGATACAATTCTAATGGTGGGTATCAAAACCAAGAGGAGTTTCAAGGTGAACAATTTAATCCTTGA